A window from Candidatus Neomarinimicrobiota bacterium encodes these proteins:
- a CDS encoding T9SS type A sorting domain-containing protein — protein MKFLRLFLLTALLMLNALPGYATQDDPVLVHNVTSPPTIDGLPDDYCWQDIPWQVIDQVWIPYGTPHDEEDFAGRYKVLWSEEENLLYFLAEVEDDVFVDGFVLNETTGAHNFDVLEVFLDEDRSGGKHVFDATGATGEEWGTNAENAFAYHIYTDISESGVAESDPWVHDMDGTGWGDNISRNYVNHFPEYALRREGNRLTWEFSLEVYNDEYEYDSPEGTRVTLSPEKEMGFSIAYCDNDDPDEQPKERDSFFGSVEVPAEAYNDHWINADWFGLARLVDSTTTKIQEKTNQRQNLNLNLYPNPGSSSVNMVIKSPEKGRFTFRMYNLLGELVYDVSDIKSAFDYKQQFNISDLARGIYFVEMRIGRSHIARSKLVVTDH, from the coding sequence ATGAAATTTCTACGCCTGTTTTTGTTAACGGCACTATTAATGCTGAATGCATTGCCCGGATACGCGACTCAGGATGATCCGGTCCTCGTTCACAATGTGACTTCACCGCCGACAATCGACGGGTTGCCGGATGACTACTGCTGGCAGGATATCCCATGGCAGGTGATTGATCAGGTCTGGATCCCGTATGGGACGCCGCATGATGAAGAAGATTTTGCCGGTCGGTACAAAGTCCTCTGGTCCGAAGAGGAAAACCTGCTCTATTTCCTCGCTGAAGTTGAAGACGATGTATTCGTGGACGGTTTTGTACTCAACGAAACTACAGGCGCTCATAATTTTGACGTCCTGGAGGTCTTCCTGGATGAAGACCGGTCCGGCGGAAAACACGTGTTCGACGCCACCGGTGCCACCGGGGAGGAGTGGGGAACCAACGCAGAGAACGCGTTTGCCTATCACATTTACACGGATATTTCCGAGTCCGGTGTTGCTGAATCTGATCCCTGGGTACACGATATGGATGGCACCGGCTGGGGAGACAATATTAGCAGGAACTATGTGAATCATTTTCCGGAATATGCGCTACGCCGGGAGGGCAATCGGCTGACCTGGGAATTTTCTCTGGAAGTGTATAATGACGAGTACGAATACGACTCACCGGAAGGAACCCGGGTGACCCTGAGCCCTGAGAAAGAAATGGGATTCTCGATCGCCTACTGTGATAATGACGACCCTGACGAACAGCCAAAAGAGCGGGACAGTTTCTTTGGCTCGGTCGAAGTCCCGGCAGAGGCGTATAACGATCACTGGATCAACGCCGACTGGTTTGGCCTCGCCCGTCTTGTCGACTCCACAACAACCAAAATTCAGGAAAAGACGAATCAGCGACAAAACCTTAACCTGAATTTGTATCCCAATCCCGGCTCATCCTCGGTGAATATGGTGATAAAGAGTCCGGAGAAAGGTCGATTTACCTTTCGGATGTACAACCTGCTCGGAGAACTGGTGTATGATGTCTCTGATATTAAATCAGCGTTTGACTACAAACAGCAGTTCAATATATCGGATCTCGCCAGGGGAATATATTTTGTGGAGATGCGGATAGGACGCTCCCATATCGCACGAAGTAAACTTGTGGTGACGGATCATTAA
- a CDS encoding T9SS type A sorting domain-containing protein, with protein MNFRKSFIICTVVLPGMTFLLPATLSSQDWELYTSEDTGLLADSVRVVVVDESGTKWFGTSEGLSRYDGANWTNYTISQGLAHSSVLSLAIDDSGDETYLWIGTEGGINRATITGSGLESFMDFTKSDTDLPSNVIQTIIIDSQGLKWFGTDQGIALYNGNQWRTFSTSSSPPLAHNNITAIGHDSTGRRYIGTLGGGVSRLHSEGFDAITAASPYDAGWSGLDTDTIWSAIAYIVEDRKSNQWYGTQQGASFHDSTKTKWNWETYNSKDDELVDDLVNVVARDHEDRIWMGTAAGISVLKDTTWYSLFIGSESDSVAVHDIAFDTDNTTWFATDEGAAHFTGSVTDIDNEISNPVIAGRFSLRGNYPNPFNNTTVIRYELPEPAEVSIDVIDQTGRTVDTIVDGSRTSSGRYDVRWNARGLASGIFIIRLRARLDSGRELMDAHKVLLIR; from the coding sequence TTGAATTTTCGGAAGTCATTTATTATCTGTACAGTCGTTCTACCTGGAATGACGTTCCTCCTTCCAGCCACATTGTCCTCGCAGGATTGGGAATTGTACACCAGCGAAGACACCGGACTCCTTGCCGATTCCGTGCGGGTTGTAGTGGTGGATGAGAGCGGAACGAAGTGGTTCGGGACCTCGGAAGGGCTATCCAGGTATGACGGTGCCAACTGGACAAACTATACCATTTCCCAGGGACTTGCACACAGTTCGGTGCTCTCCCTTGCGATTGACGATTCCGGCGATGAAACCTATCTCTGGATCGGCACCGAAGGCGGAATCAACCGTGCCACCATAACCGGTTCAGGACTTGAATCGTTCATGGATTTCACGAAAAGCGATACTGATTTACCCTCAAATGTTATTCAGACAATTATCATCGATTCCCAGGGATTGAAGTGGTTCGGCACGGATCAGGGTATTGCACTGTATAACGGTAACCAATGGCGCACTTTTTCAACCTCCAGTAGTCCACCGCTCGCCCACAACAACATCACAGCTATCGGGCATGATTCGACCGGCCGGCGTTATATCGGCACGCTGGGTGGGGGAGTTTCCCGTCTCCACAGTGAAGGTTTCGACGCTATCACTGCCGCATCACCCTATGACGCAGGATGGAGTGGTCTGGATACCGATACCATCTGGAGCGCCATTGCGTATATCGTGGAAGACCGAAAATCTAATCAGTGGTACGGGACACAGCAGGGAGCGTCGTTCCACGACTCCACGAAGACGAAGTGGAACTGGGAGACATATAACAGTAAAGATGACGAACTGGTCGATGATCTGGTGAATGTGGTGGCGAGGGACCACGAGGATCGCATCTGGATGGGGACAGCCGCCGGAATCTCTGTGTTGAAGGACACCACCTGGTATTCGCTTTTTATTGGTAGTGAATCCGACAGTGTGGCGGTGCATGATATCGCGTTTGATACAGACAATACAACCTGGTTTGCCACGGATGAGGGTGCCGCTCATTTCACCGGTTCCGTAACCGACATAGATAATGAAATCAGTAATCCAGTCATCGCTGGGCGGTTTTCCCTGCGGGGCAATTATCCCAATCCGTTCAATAACACAACGGTAATTCGGTACGAGTTACCAGAACCTGCAGAAGTGTCGATCGACGTAATCGACCAGACCGGCAGAACCGTCGATACAATCGTGGACGGTAGTCGGACGTCCTCAGGACGCTATGATGTCCGTTGGAACGCGCGTGGGCTTGCATCCGGAATATTTATTATCAGGCTCCGGGCGCGGCTGGACTCCGGGCGTGAATTGATGGATGCCCATAAGGTATTGCTTATTCGATAA